In Coleofasciculus sp. FACHB-1120, one genomic interval encodes:
- the rpsM gene encoding 30S ribosomal protein S13 — MARIAGVDLPRDKRVEIGLTYIYGIGLSRSKEILVASKVNPDTRVKDLSDSDVAALREAVESNYQIEGDLRRWEAMNIKRLIDIGTYRGRRHRMGLPVRGQRTRTNARTRRGRRLTVAGKRKAPGPK, encoded by the coding sequence GTGGCACGGATTGCTGGGGTAGACCTTCCTCGCGATAAGCGCGTAGAAATTGGTCTGACTTACATCTATGGAATTGGACTCTCGCGCTCCAAAGAAATTTTGGTAGCATCCAAAGTTAATCCAGACACAAGAGTAAAAGACTTAAGTGATTCAGACGTTGCTGCCCTGCGCGAAGCAGTGGAAAGCAACTATCAGATTGAAGGAGACCTCAGACGCTGGGAGGCAATGAACATCAAGCGCCTGATTGACATTGGCACCTATCGGGGTCGGCGTCATCGGATGGGCTTGCCAGTTCGGGGTCAACGAACCCGTACAAATGCGAGAACTCGTCGGGGCAGGCGTCTCACAGTCGCAGGTAAGAGAAAGGCACCAGGGCCTAAATAA
- the infA gene encoding translation initiation factor IF-1 — MAKQDLIEMEGTVTESLPNAMFRVDLDNGFNVLAHISGKIRRNYIKILPGDRVKVELTPYDLTKGRITYRLRNKK, encoded by the coding sequence TTGGCTAAACAAGATTTAATTGAAATGGAAGGCACGGTAACAGAATCCCTGCCTAATGCGATGTTTCGCGTCGATTTAGATAATGGGTTTAATGTATTAGCCCATATTTCCGGAAAAATTCGTCGGAATTACATCAAAATTCTACCGGGCGATCGCGTCAAAGTGGAACTCACTCCATACGACCTAACCAAAGGCAGGATTACTTACCGACTGCGTAACAAAAAGTAG
- the rpmJ gene encoding 50S ribosomal protein L36: MKVRASVRKICEKCRVIRRRGRVMVICSNPKHKQRQG, encoded by the coding sequence ATGAAAGTTCGAGCATCAGTCCGAAAAATTTGTGAAAAATGCCGCGTCATTCGGCGGCGCGGTCGAGTCATGGTGATTTGTTCTAACCCAAAACACAAGCAACGCCAAGGTTAA
- a CDS encoding adenylate kinase — MTRLIFLGPPGAGKGTQAHILAQDLEIPHISTGDILRNAKAAGTELGLKAKSFMDRGELVPDTLILDLVRDRLSQTDAQPGWILDGFPRTVSQATFLDELLQELDQVSDCVLNLEVRDEVLVERMLERGRKQGRADDTEEVIRRRLEVYRNQTAPLIDFYEKRQQLVSVDGDRSLEEVTSALKQVVHS, encoded by the coding sequence GTGACGCGATTGATTTTTTTGGGGCCGCCAGGGGCGGGAAAGGGAACTCAGGCACATATCCTCGCTCAAGACTTGGAGATTCCTCATATTTCCACGGGTGACATCTTGAGAAATGCCAAGGCTGCTGGAACCGAACTCGGTTTAAAGGCAAAGTCTTTTATGGATCGGGGTGAGTTGGTTCCAGATACTTTGATATTGGATCTGGTGCGCGATCGCCTGAGCCAAACGGATGCCCAACCCGGTTGGATTTTAGATGGTTTCCCGCGTACCGTCTCTCAGGCAACTTTCCTGGATGAATTGTTGCAGGAATTAGATCAAGTCTCCGATTGCGTTCTCAACCTGGAAGTTCGGGACGAAGTGTTGGTGGAGCGGATGCTGGAACGAGGGCGTAAGCAAGGACGCGCGGATGATACAGAAGAAGTCATTCGTCGCCGTTTGGAAGTTTATCGCAACCAAACGGCTCCATTAATTGATTTCTACGAGAAACGCCAACAGTTGGTTTCAGTTGATGGCGATCGCTCTCTAGAGGAAGTTACTTCTGCACTCAAACAAGTTGTTCATTCTTGA
- the rpsK gene encoding 30S ribosomal protein S11 codes for MARQPTKKTGPKKQKRNVPNGVAFIQSTFNNTIVTISDTNGDVLSWASAGSSGFKGAKKGTPFAAQTAAESAARRATDQGMRQIEVMVSGPGAGRETAIRALQGAGLEITLIRDVTPIPHNGCRPPKRRRV; via the coding sequence ATGGCGCGACAACCAACAAAAAAAACTGGTCCAAAAAAACAAAAACGCAACGTACCTAATGGCGTAGCCTTCATCCAGTCCACTTTTAACAACACGATTGTCACGATTTCTGACACGAACGGGGACGTACTTTCCTGGGCTTCAGCTGGCTCAAGTGGCTTTAAGGGAGCTAAGAAAGGAACTCCTTTTGCAGCGCAAACCGCAGCTGAAAGTGCGGCTCGCCGAGCGACCGATCAAGGGATGCGTCAGATTGAAGTGATGGTTAGCGGTCCAGGAGCTGGTCGGGAAACCGCGATTCGAGCGCTGCAAGGGGCGGGGCTAGAAATTACCTTAATTCGAGATGTGACGCCAATCCCCCACAATGGCTGTCGTCCGCCCAAGCGACGTCGAGTCTAG
- the secY gene encoding preprotein translocase subunit SecY, with protein MVVSRDKSPTAQETFAQMAQAAGLRGRLLLTIGLLILVRIGIFLPVPGIDRARFAQDIQNNQLIGFLDIFSGGGITALGIFALGILPYINASIIIQLLTAAIPALEKLQKDEGEAGRRKISQITRYVALGGALIQTTFISIWLERYATNVQGPLFIAETALALTAGSMFVMWVSELITERGVGNGASLLIFINIVAVLPKSLGQTINYAQVDNRNVGPVIILLLVFLVMILGIVFVQEGTRRIPIISARRQVGKRLYRERTSYLPLRLNQGGVMPIIFASSVLIFPGFLAQITQNTGNNPVLSQVHQVLNQVANALNPNSQTPGVYEVVYLILILFFSYFYASLIVNPVDLSQNLKKMGASIPGIRPGRATSDYVEGVLNRLTFLGAIFLGLVAIVPTIVERATGITTFQGLGATSLLILVGVAIDTAKQIQTYVISQRYEGMVKQ; from the coding sequence GGCTCAAGCAGCCGGTCTTAGAGGTCGACTGCTTCTCACCATCGGCTTGCTGATTTTAGTTCGCATTGGCATCTTTTTGCCAGTACCGGGAATTGACCGGGCTAGGTTTGCTCAAGATATTCAAAATAACCAATTAATTGGATTTCTGGACATCTTCTCTGGGGGTGGAATTACTGCCTTGGGGATTTTTGCTCTGGGGATTTTGCCCTATATCAATGCCTCGATCATTATCCAACTGCTAACAGCCGCTATCCCTGCTTTGGAGAAATTGCAGAAGGATGAAGGAGAAGCGGGAAGGCGAAAAATCTCTCAGATTACTCGCTATGTAGCGCTGGGAGGGGCTTTGATTCAAACTACCTTCATTTCGATATGGCTTGAACGCTATGCAACGAACGTTCAGGGACCTCTGTTCATTGCGGAGACTGCACTTGCTTTAACAGCTGGTTCGATGTTTGTTATGTGGGTGTCAGAGCTGATTACTGAGCGGGGGGTTGGTAACGGTGCTTCTTTGTTGATTTTTATCAATATTGTTGCCGTTCTACCTAAATCGCTTGGACAAACTATTAATTACGCCCAGGTTGACAATCGCAATGTGGGACCAGTGATCATTCTGCTGCTCGTTTTCCTCGTCATGATCCTGGGAATTGTGTTTGTTCAGGAGGGAACCAGACGGATTCCAATTATTTCAGCACGCCGACAGGTGGGCAAACGGCTCTACCGGGAAAGAACTAGCTACCTGCCTTTGCGGCTAAACCAGGGTGGCGTTATGCCGATCATCTTTGCGTCTTCCGTTTTGATTTTCCCAGGTTTCCTAGCTCAGATTACTCAAAACACAGGCAATAACCCGGTTTTGAGTCAAGTTCATCAAGTTCTCAACCAAGTTGCGAATGCTCTAAATCCGAACAGTCAGACGCCTGGAGTTTATGAGGTTGTTTATCTGATTTTGATTCTGTTTTTCAGCTATTTTTACGCCTCTTTAATTGTAAATCCTGTGGATTTATCACAGAACTTGAAAAAAATGGGAGCCAGCATCCCAGGGATCCGTCCGGGTCGGGCTACTAGCGATTATGTGGAAGGAGTTTTGAACCGGCTAACTTTTTTAGGCGCTATCTTTTTGGGATTAGTGGCAATCGTGCCAACAATTGTAGAAAGAGCCACCGGCATTACAACTTTTCAAGGGCTGGGAGCGACTTCTTTGCTAATTCTAGTGGGCGTGGCAATTGATACCGCGAAGCAAATCCAAACTTATGTCATTTCCCAGCGCTATGAAGGAATGGTGAAGCAGTAG